A single Paenibacillus kribbensis DNA region contains:
- a CDS encoding helix-turn-helix domain-containing protein, producing the protein MLFKKATGVTMTQYLRHLRIQKAKQMFQQTRLPAKEVAQRVGFTDYFHFSRIFKKEVGCSPTQFQRI; encoded by the coding sequence GTGTTGTTCAAAAAAGCCACTGGCGTGACCATGACCCAGTATTTGCGTCATCTCCGTATCCAAAAAGCGAAGCAAATGTTCCAGCAGACCCGACTTCCAGCCAAGGAAGTAGCCCAACGGGTCGGATTTACGGATTATTTTCATTTTAGCCGTATTTTTAAAAAAGAAGTCGGCTGCTCCCCCACCCAGTTTCAAAGAATCTAA
- a CDS encoding asparaginase: protein MKKVLFINTGGTISSSYQENGLTPTQSAENILAEIPELKEICDIDAHNLMSIDSTNTQPEDWASIARMVHRSLNQYDGIVIAHGTDTMAYTASALSFMLGTVDKPVVVTGSQVSILAEHSDSKKNVIDSFLTACGEVAGVFVVFNGKIINGSRSSKIRTRSYNAFESINYPYIGLVENGKVVYTEGVFADRGTVRHPYNDGYASEVFLLRLIPGTNPAIFDAIRSLGYKGIVIEGFGMGGVPFKERSLISKIEELMKDGMSIVVTTQCPYEGGDLTIYEVGQKVLEKGVIPGYDMTTEALVTKMMWALGQTTDPAGVARIMATNYVDEVSLPADATSL from the coding sequence ATGAAAAAGGTTTTGTTTATCAACACAGGCGGGACGATTTCTTCCTCCTATCAGGAAAACGGCCTGACTCCGACCCAATCGGCTGAGAATATTTTAGCGGAAATTCCGGAGCTCAAGGAAATTTGCGATATTGATGCCCACAATCTGATGAGCATTGATAGCACCAATACACAACCGGAGGATTGGGCTTCCATCGCCCGGATGGTACACCGTTCTCTCAATCAATACGATGGCATCGTCATTGCACATGGTACGGATACGATGGCCTATACGGCTTCGGCCTTGAGCTTCATGCTGGGAACTGTAGACAAGCCCGTCGTTGTGACAGGCTCACAGGTGTCCATTTTGGCCGAACACAGTGATTCCAAAAAGAATGTAATTGACTCATTCCTGACCGCATGTGGCGAGGTGGCAGGGGTTTTTGTTGTATTTAACGGCAAAATTATCAACGGCAGCCGCAGCTCCAAAATCAGAACCCGCAGCTATAACGCTTTTGAGAGTATCAACTATCCATACATCGGCCTGGTGGAGAACGGCAAGGTGGTCTATACGGAGGGCGTATTTGCAGATCGCGGTACCGTTCGCCACCCGTATAATGACGGGTATGCATCGGAGGTATTTTTGCTGAGGCTGATTCCGGGGACGAATCCGGCGATTTTTGATGCCATTCGAAGCTTGGGCTATAAAGGCATCGTCATAGAGGGCTTTGGTATGGGCGGTGTGCCTTTCAAGGAAAGAAGCCTGATCAGCAAAATCGAGGAATTGATGAAGGACGGTATGAGTATTGTCGTAACCACCCAATGCCCCTATGAGGGCGGGGATCTGACGATTTACGAGGTAGGCCAGAAGGTACTGGAAAAGGGTGTGATTCCGGGGTATGACATGACAACGGAAGCACTTGTAACAAAAATGATGTGGGCGTTGGGCCAGACCACCGACCCGGCCGGGGTAGCCAGGATTATGGCAACGAACTATGTGGACGAGGTTTCCTTGCCTGCGGACGCAACCTCCCTGTAA